One genomic segment of Nonomuraea coxensis DSM 45129 includes these proteins:
- a CDS encoding SDR family NAD(P)-dependent oxidoreductase has product MEQGLAGKRVLVTGGTRGIGRATALAFARAGARVVTCHLSDGEAAEELARALKEHGEGHRVVRADVTTGQGAAQLVEAAGQALGGLDVLVNNVGVDGGVPFQQLGEEEWRRVMEHNVTAAYLVTHAAVNLLADGASVVNIGSSVALRGRSNGVHYTASKAALIGFTRGLSKDLGPRGIRVNLVAPGLTETEPGAGLPPQVVERIVGMTALGRICRPEDVAGAVLFLAGDTSRYISGATLNVDGGV; this is encoded by the coding sequence ATGGAGCAAGGACTTGCCGGCAAGCGGGTGCTCGTGACCGGCGGGACCAGGGGGATCGGCCGCGCCACGGCGCTGGCCTTCGCCCGCGCGGGTGCGCGGGTCGTCACCTGCCACCTCAGCGACGGCGAGGCCGCGGAGGAGCTCGCCCGCGCGCTGAAGGAGCACGGCGAAGGACACCGGGTCGTCCGCGCCGACGTCACCACCGGCCAGGGGGCTGCGCAGCTCGTCGAGGCCGCCGGGCAGGCGCTGGGCGGCCTGGACGTGCTGGTGAACAACGTCGGCGTGGACGGCGGCGTGCCGTTCCAGCAGCTCGGCGAGGAGGAGTGGCGGCGGGTCATGGAGCACAACGTCACGGCCGCCTACCTGGTGACGCACGCGGCGGTGAACCTGCTCGCCGACGGGGCCTCGGTGGTGAACATCGGATCGTCGGTGGCGCTGCGCGGCCGCTCGAACGGCGTGCACTACACCGCGTCCAAGGCCGCGCTCATCGGGTTCACCCGCGGCCTGTCCAAGGACCTCGGCCCGCGCGGGATCCGGGTCAACCTCGTCGCGCCCGGGCTGACGGAGACGGAGCCGGGCGCGGGGCTGCCGCCGCAGGTGGTCGAGCGGATCGTGGGGATGACCGCGCTCGGCCGGATCTGCCGGCCGGAGGACGTCGCGGGAGCGGTGCTCTTCCTGGCCGGCGACACGTCCCGGTACATCTCCGGGGCCACCCTGAACGTGGATGGAGGAGTCTGA
- a CDS encoding DUF1772 domain-containing protein, whose product MLEILVPGVLLVNGLAAGVLMGTQLGGWPLLQSLPPERYVHAHGFFSTRFDPFMPICLIGTLAGDAALALLAGPPAATVLFAVAGALALGTVTVSLVKNVPVNRWIRGLDPDHLPEDFAERDPRRHWGGWNRARSAMSVAALAVNCVAVGLLL is encoded by the coding sequence GTGCTGGAGATCTTGGTGCCGGGGGTCCTGCTCGTCAACGGGCTCGCGGCGGGGGTGCTGATGGGCACGCAACTGGGTGGCTGGCCGCTGCTGCAGAGCCTGCCTCCGGAGCGGTATGTCCACGCCCATGGGTTCTTCTCCACCCGCTTTGACCCCTTCATGCCGATCTGCCTGATCGGTACGCTCGCCGGCGACGCGGCACTCGCCCTGCTCGCCGGACCGCCCGCCGCCACCGTCCTGTTCGCCGTGGCCGGCGCGCTCGCCCTCGGCACCGTGACGGTGTCCCTCGTCAAGAACGTCCCCGTCAACAGGTGGATCAGAGGGCTCGACCCGGACCACCTGCCGGAGGACTTCGCCGAACGCGACCCCCGCCGCCACTGGGGCGGCTGGAACCGGGCGCGAAGTGCGATGTCGGTCGCCGCCCTCGCGGTCAACTGTGTTGCTGTCGGCCTTCTGCTGTGA
- a CDS encoding ketosynthase chain-length factor — translation MSTSRAAVEAVVTGIGVVAPTGIGTEAHWQSVVAGKSGIGRISRFDPTPYPVRLAGQVPGFLAREQVPSRLIPQTDHWTHMALAAAAAALEDARVDPAGFDDYDMAVVTASSSGGTEFGQHEMERLYLNGPSWVSAYQSIAWFYAATTGQVSIRHGMRGPCGVICSEQAGGIDAFGQARRLIRLGSRLVVSGGTDAPLCPYGLVAQLSNGRLSRVDDQARAYLPFDAHASGHVPGEGGAMLIVESAESASARGAGGGYGTIAGYAAGFDPPPGSSRPPVLRRTMERALEDAGCPPSEVDVVFADAAGVAEEDLAEARAITEVFGPRGVPVTAPKTLTGRLYGGGASLDIATALLALRDGLIPYTAGPDTLAPGCDIDLVTGRPRELPLRTALVLARGYGGFTAALVLRAPDPASPSRADPGEDKGGTG, via the coding sequence ATGAGCACGTCTCGCGCCGCCGTCGAGGCCGTGGTGACCGGGATCGGCGTCGTGGCGCCGACCGGGATCGGCACCGAGGCGCACTGGCAGTCGGTCGTGGCGGGCAAGAGCGGCATCGGGCGGATCAGCCGCTTCGACCCGACGCCGTACCCGGTCCGGCTGGCCGGGCAGGTGCCGGGCTTCCTGGCGAGGGAGCAGGTGCCGAGCAGGCTGATCCCGCAGACGGACCACTGGACGCACATGGCGCTGGCGGCGGCGGCCGCCGCGCTGGAGGACGCGCGCGTGGACCCGGCCGGCTTCGACGACTACGACATGGCCGTGGTCACGGCGAGCTCGTCGGGCGGCACGGAGTTCGGCCAGCACGAGATGGAACGCCTGTACCTGAACGGCCCCTCGTGGGTCAGCGCCTACCAGTCGATCGCCTGGTTCTACGCGGCGACGACCGGCCAGGTGTCCATCAGGCACGGGATGCGCGGGCCGTGCGGCGTGATCTGCTCCGAGCAGGCCGGCGGGATCGACGCCTTCGGGCAGGCGCGGCGGCTGATCAGGCTCGGCTCGCGGCTCGTGGTCAGCGGGGGGACGGACGCGCCGCTGTGCCCGTACGGGCTGGTCGCCCAGCTCAGCAACGGGAGGTTGTCGCGGGTGGACGACCAGGCGCGGGCCTATCTGCCGTTCGACGCGCACGCCTCGGGTCACGTCCCGGGCGAGGGCGGGGCCATGCTGATCGTGGAGAGCGCGGAGAGCGCGAGCGCGCGGGGCGCCGGGGGCGGTTACGGGACGATCGCCGGGTACGCGGCCGGCTTCGACCCCCCGCCGGGATCGTCCCGGCCGCCGGTCCTGCGGCGCACGATGGAGCGCGCGCTGGAGGACGCCGGCTGCCCGCCGTCCGAGGTGGACGTCGTGTTCGCCGACGCGGCCGGCGTGGCCGAGGAGGACCTGGCCGAGGCGCGGGCGATCACGGAGGTGTTCGGCCCGCGCGGCGTGCCGGTGACCGCGCCGAAGACGCTGACGGGCCGGCTCTACGGGGGCGGCGCGTCGCTCGACATCGCCACCGCGCTGCTCGCCCTGCGGGACGGCCTGATCCCGTACACGGCGGGGCCGGACACCCTGGCCCCTGGCTGCGACATCGACCTGGTGACGGGCCGGCCCCGCGAGCTGCCCCTGCGCACGGCGCTGGTCCTGGCCCGCGGGTACGGCGGGTTCACCGCGGCGCTCGTGCTGCGGGCCCCGGACCCGGCGTCCCCGTCCCGGGCGGACCCCGGAGAAGACAAGGGAGGAACAGGATGA
- a CDS encoding SRPBCC family protein: MAAHTDNEIVINAPMDLVWDMTNDIESWPRLFSEYSAAEIIERRGETVVFRLALHPDADGKVWSWVSARTPDAATRTVRSQRIETGPFKYMWIYWEYLPVDGGVRMRWVQDFEMKPQAPVDDEAMRRRLDHNTPIQMRLIKEKVEAAALVG, from the coding sequence ATGGCGGCGCACACCGACAACGAGATCGTCATCAACGCGCCCATGGACCTGGTCTGGGACATGACCAACGACATCGAGTCCTGGCCGCGGCTGTTCAGCGAGTACTCCGCCGCGGAGATCATCGAGCGGCGCGGCGAGACGGTGGTGTTCCGTCTCGCGCTGCACCCCGACGCGGACGGCAAGGTGTGGAGCTGGGTCTCCGCGCGCACTCCCGACGCGGCGACGAGGACGGTCCGCTCGCAGCGGATCGAGACGGGGCCGTTCAAGTACATGTGGATCTACTGGGAGTACCTGCCGGTGGACGGCGGGGTCCGCATGCGCTGGGTGCAGGACTTCGAGATGAAGCCGCAGGCGCCCGTGGACGACGAGGCGATGCGGCGGCGCCTCGATCACAACACGCCGATCCAGATGCGGCTCATCAAGGAGAAGGTCGAGGCCGCGGCGCTGGTCGGCTGA
- a CDS encoding anthrone oxygenase family protein — protein MVEVLSVAVVVGSGVVAGVLFAVALSVFPALQAMPADRYVYTHKLVGRHWDPTMPVLVLSTTAADVVLAAAPAAGRPWFAAAAVLLAAVSVVSHFCNVPINRRVKSLPDWTIPAGWRDPRPLWRRWHLLRTALAVLAALANAVGAITG, from the coding sequence ATGGTCGAGGTGCTGTCCGTCGCGGTCGTGGTCGGCAGCGGCGTCGTCGCGGGCGTGCTGTTCGCGGTGGCGCTGAGCGTCTTCCCCGCGCTGCAGGCGATGCCGGCCGACCGGTACGTGTACACGCACAAGCTGGTCGGCCGCCACTGGGACCCGACGATGCCGGTGCTCGTGCTGTCCACGACCGCGGCCGACGTCGTCCTCGCGGCGGCGCCGGCGGCGGGGCGGCCGTGGTTCGCGGCGGCCGCGGTCCTGCTGGCCGCGGTCTCCGTGGTCTCGCACTTCTGCAACGTGCCGATCAACCGCAGGGTCAAGTCCCTGCCCGACTGGACGATCCCGGCCGGCTGGCGCGACCCGCGGCCGCTGTGGCGGCGCTGGCATCTCCTCAGGACGGCGCTGGCCGTGCTGGCCGCGCTGGCCAACGCGGTCGGGGCGATCACAGGCTGA
- a CDS encoding acyl carrier protein yields MSRITLAELTEIMRTSVGVEEGVDLDGDIAEIAFAELGYDSLAVLELVSQVERRYGVSIPDEAVPEMPTPARAVAFINERLTLEGV; encoded by the coding sequence ATGAGCAGGATCACCCTCGCCGAGCTCACGGAGATCATGCGGACCAGTGTGGGAGTGGAGGAGGGGGTGGACCTCGACGGTGACATCGCCGAGATCGCCTTCGCCGAGCTGGGCTACGACTCCCTGGCGGTCCTGGAGCTGGTGTCGCAGGTGGAGCGCCGTTACGGCGTGTCGATACCGGACGAGGCGGTGCCCGAGATGCCGACCCCGGCGCGGGCCGTCGCCTTCATCAACGAGCGTCTCACGCTGGAGGGAGTCTAG
- a CDS encoding antibiotic biosynthesis monooxygenase family protein gives MTGGLRVLLYHRTDDVAAIEQGYHVVSRRLAEVPGMVGNELLGSVHRPGEYVVVSSWRSLADFTEWEHGPDHRRQTSPLRPFRDTTMSRPFGVYHVMGTY, from the coding sequence ATGACCGGCGGCCTGCGCGTCCTGCTCTACCACAGGACCGACGACGTCGCCGCGATCGAGCAGGGCTACCACGTGGTGAGCCGCAGGCTGGCCGAGGTGCCGGGCATGGTGGGCAACGAGCTGCTGGGCTCGGTCCACCGGCCCGGCGAGTACGTGGTGGTGAGCTCCTGGCGGAGCCTCGCCGACTTCACCGAGTGGGAGCACGGCCCCGACCACCGGCGGCAGACCTCGCCGCTGAGGCCGTTCCGCGACACCACCATGAGCCGCCCCTTCGGCGTCTACCACGTGATGGGCACGTACTGA
- a CDS encoding LLM class flavin-dependent oxidoreductase encodes MMDIGVGLPTTVPGADGRQLVEFARRAEQCGFSTLATIDRMVYDSYDNLVALAAAAAVTQRIRLATTILLAAYRPSVAELAKQLASVDRLSGGRLVVGLAAGGREDDFLANGVPYRDRGRRLDAMIDGLREVWSGGGEPAGIGPRPVNGDIPLWVGGHSPAAMRRAARHGIGWISPGGSTAKYPELVGRLSELWQAEGREGKPRMAALGYVSLGPGGAERARAYLLDYYAYMGPKAEFLAAGVIADEAGLRRTIEGYAAGGCDELLLFPCTDEPEQLDLIAKVALA; translated from the coding sequence ATGATGGACATCGGAGTCGGTCTGCCGACGACCGTTCCCGGCGCGGACGGCCGTCAGCTCGTGGAGTTCGCGCGCCGCGCCGAGCAGTGCGGGTTCAGCACCCTCGCGACCATCGACCGCATGGTCTACGACAGCTACGACAACCTCGTGGCGCTCGCCGCCGCGGCGGCGGTCACCCAGCGGATCAGGCTGGCGACCACGATCCTGCTCGCCGCCTACCGGCCGAGCGTCGCGGAGCTGGCCAAGCAGCTCGCCAGCGTGGACCGCCTGTCGGGCGGGCGGCTGGTGGTCGGGCTGGCCGCCGGCGGCAGGGAGGACGACTTCCTCGCCAACGGCGTGCCGTACCGCGACCGCGGCCGCCGGCTGGACGCCATGATCGACGGTCTCAGGGAGGTGTGGTCGGGAGGAGGCGAGCCGGCCGGCATCGGCCCGCGCCCGGTCAACGGCGACATCCCGCTGTGGGTCGGCGGTCATTCGCCCGCCGCGATGCGCAGGGCGGCCAGGCACGGCATCGGCTGGATCTCACCGGGCGGGTCGACGGCCAAGTACCCGGAGCTGGTGGGCCGGCTGAGCGAGCTGTGGCAGGCGGAGGGCAGGGAGGGCAAGCCCAGGATGGCGGCCCTCGGCTACGTCAGCCTCGGCCCGGGCGGCGCGGAGCGGGCGCGGGCGTACCTGCTCGACTACTACGCCTACATGGGGCCGAAGGCCGAGTTCCTGGCCGCGGGCGTCATCGCCGACGAGGCCGGGCTGCGGCGCACGATCGAGGGGTACGCGGCGGGCGGCTGTGACGAGCTGCTGCTGTTCCCCTGCACCGACGAGCCCGAGCAGCTGGATCTGATCGCCAAGGTGGCGCTCGCCTGA
- a CDS encoding NAD(P)-dependent oxidoreductase, with product MTAQRIAVIGLGGMGAGIARAVLRAGFPVTVFNRTPEKAGPLAAQGADVAASAAEAAEGADVVVLSLADEAAVEAVLFGELLPRLRAGTSVVDTTTVSPAYARRAAERLEPAGVRRVEACVIGNPEMAAAGRLRVFTAGPTSHLDEVAGVLEAMAQEVRYLGAAGNAGVLKLALNLVLGVQTVGLAEAVAFAEAMGMDRELLLDVIGNSGWHSPVLGFRADFMRKRVYRPAGFRSALMHKDLDLVLREAKARGIGLPAVECAARRYEPLLAAGGDDDAAALVEMAAVDLGEARAGQGTGEA from the coding sequence GTGACCGCGCAGCGGATCGCGGTGATCGGCCTCGGCGGCATGGGCGCCGGGATCGCGCGGGCCGTCCTGCGCGCGGGCTTTCCCGTCACGGTCTTCAACCGCACCCCGGAGAAGGCCGGGCCGCTCGCCGCGCAGGGCGCGGACGTCGCCGCGTCGGCGGCGGAGGCGGCCGAGGGCGCCGACGTCGTCGTGCTCAGCCTCGCCGACGAGGCGGCGGTCGAGGCCGTGCTGTTCGGGGAGCTGCTCCCCCGCCTGCGCGCGGGGACCTCGGTCGTGGACACCACGACCGTCTCCCCCGCCTACGCCAGGCGGGCGGCCGAACGGCTGGAGCCGGCAGGGGTGCGGCGCGTGGAGGCGTGCGTGATCGGCAACCCCGAGATGGCGGCGGCCGGGAGGCTGCGCGTCTTCACCGCGGGCCCCACGTCCCATCTGGACGAGGTGGCCGGCGTGCTGGAGGCGATGGCGCAGGAGGTCCGCTACCTGGGCGCGGCCGGCAACGCCGGCGTGCTCAAGCTCGCGCTCAACCTGGTCCTCGGGGTGCAGACGGTCGGGCTCGCCGAGGCCGTCGCGTTCGCCGAGGCGATGGGCATGGACAGGGAGCTCCTGCTCGACGTGATCGGCAACAGCGGCTGGCACTCCCCCGTGCTCGGCTTCCGCGCCGACTTCATGCGCAAGCGGGTCTACCGCCCCGCCGGGTTCCGCTCGGCGCTGATGCACAAGGACCTGGACCTCGTGCTGAGGGAGGCGAAGGCGCGAGGGATCGGGCTGCCGGCGGTCGAGTGCGCCGCCCGGCGCTACGAGCCGCTGCTCGCCGCGGGAGGCGACGACGACGCGGCCGCCCTGGTGGAGATGGCCGCGGTCGACCTGGGCGAGGCCCGGGCCGGCCAAGGGACAGGAGAAGCATGA
- a CDS encoding antibiotic biosynthesis monooxygenase family protein, producing the protein MFRVMLRMEIKPGMEHDFEQVWLKIGDAVTSHPACLGQWLSRSREDGGYYIVSDWVDEPRFREFETSARHLEHRRQLHPYRSGGTMTTMEVVAYLPGEAGSAGVVSHDDWEAAR; encoded by the coding sequence ATGTTCCGCGTCATGCTCCGCATGGAGATCAAGCCGGGCATGGAGCACGACTTCGAGCAGGTCTGGCTGAAGATCGGCGACGCGGTCACCTCCCACCCCGCGTGCCTCGGGCAGTGGCTGAGCCGCTCCCGCGAGGACGGGGGCTACTACATCGTCAGCGACTGGGTGGACGAGCCGAGGTTCCGCGAGTTCGAGACCAGCGCCCGCCACCTGGAGCACCGCAGGCAGCTGCACCCCTACCGCAGCGGCGGCACGATGACCACGATGGAGGTCGTCGCCTACCTGCCCGGCGAGGCAGGGAGCGCCGGCGTGGTCAGTCACGACGACTGGGAGGCGGCGCGATGA
- a CDS encoding SchA/CurD-like domain-containing protein — translation MPYAAITYPVKPGHEEEIAAIFADFQRVDTPVISDESGAEVGKLLGTAVFIKDDVMIRVIHYEGDFSAIGRHMSRQRGVHLIEEKLAPYLLRQRDTSTAQGFGAYFAAATMRCISQLSVDTHPAGS, via the coding sequence ATGCCGTACGCCGCGATCACCTATCCGGTGAAGCCCGGCCATGAGGAGGAGATCGCCGCGATCTTCGCCGACTTCCAGCGCGTCGACACGCCCGTGATCTCGGACGAGTCCGGCGCGGAGGTCGGCAAGCTGCTCGGCACGGCGGTCTTCATCAAGGACGACGTGATGATCAGGGTCATCCACTACGAGGGTGACTTCTCGGCGATCGGCCGGCACATGTCCCGGCAGCGGGGCGTGCACCTGATCGAGGAGAAGCTGGCGCCGTACCTGCTGAGGCAGCGCGACACCAGCACCGCGCAGGGGTTCGGGGCGTACTTCGCCGCCGCGACCATGCGCTGCATCAGCCAGCTCAGCGTCGACACGCACCCGGCGGGGAGCTGA
- a CDS encoding peptide MFS transporter: MSAGDGGRAGAGGVEFAGDGRLVLRRMPNWYLTLFFSDALERFGFYGLQAILVLYAAAPRARGGLGLDIADAASLFGAWIGFMFMLSLVGGWVGDRLLGNRRALLAGCLTSVAGYLCLAVPADWATAAGLPLLGIGGAVYKPNHQAMINIMFGDRSRAREAGISLMYVATQVSALLAPLVTGYLGERVSWHLAFLVPAVVLLATSVQLAVTAPQFGGVGDRPVNPLTPAERAAAARRTVYCVAVPAAVLVAAGLLGVLSATLAIGLTGVLSVVVPVAGYALLYRNPELGPDDRRRLRTFLAVYLGATLFWMIIAHAASLLNLFARDHVDLDVAGFVIPASWLQVATPVFILVLAPVIALVVPRIGGRDNVGVKFALSLGLVGGGFLIMSLATVVAAGGGRISPVWLIVVYLTHACGEVIIAAVTISAAADVLPKGFLGRTLGMLWLFAGLGGGLGSGVVRLSQVMPEPLYYLTLGSVAALCGLGFGLCRRMISRGLAPSPPRPDRVEQGRAAR, from the coding sequence GTGAGCGCGGGCGACGGCGGCAGAGCGGGCGCGGGCGGGGTCGAGTTCGCCGGTGACGGCCGGCTCGTGCTGCGGCGCATGCCGAACTGGTATCTCACGCTCTTCTTCAGCGACGCGCTCGAACGCTTCGGCTTCTACGGCCTCCAGGCCATCCTCGTGCTGTACGCGGCGGCCCCGCGCGCCCGGGGCGGCCTGGGCCTGGACATCGCGGACGCGGCGTCGCTGTTCGGCGCCTGGATCGGGTTCATGTTCATGCTGTCGCTGGTCGGCGGCTGGGTGGGCGACCGGCTGCTCGGCAACCGGCGCGCTCTGCTGGCCGGCTGCCTGACCAGCGTCGCGGGCTACCTGTGCCTGGCCGTACCCGCCGACTGGGCCACCGCGGCCGGCCTGCCGCTGCTGGGGATCGGCGGGGCCGTCTACAAGCCCAACCACCAGGCGATGATCAACATCATGTTCGGCGACCGGAGCCGGGCGCGGGAGGCCGGGATCTCGCTGATGTACGTGGCGACCCAGGTCTCGGCGCTGCTCGCCCCGCTGGTCACCGGCTACCTGGGCGAGCGGGTGAGCTGGCACCTCGCCTTCCTGGTGCCCGCGGTCGTCCTGCTGGCCACCTCCGTGCAGCTCGCCGTGACCGCGCCGCAGTTCGGCGGCGTGGGCGACCGGCCGGTCAACCCGCTGACCCCGGCGGAACGCGCCGCCGCGGCGCGCCGCACGGTCTACTGCGTCGCGGTGCCGGCCGCCGTGCTGGTCGCGGCGGGCCTGCTCGGCGTGCTGAGCGCGACGCTGGCGATCGGGCTGACCGGCGTGCTCAGCGTCGTCGTGCCCGTCGCCGGGTACGCGCTGCTGTACCGCAACCCGGAGCTCGGCCCGGACGACCGCCGCCGGCTCCGGACGTTCCTGGCGGTCTACCTCGGCGCCACGCTCTTCTGGATGATCATCGCGCACGCGGCGTCCCTGCTGAACCTGTTCGCCCGCGACCACGTGGACCTGGACGTGGCCGGCTTCGTCATCCCGGCGAGCTGGCTGCAGGTCGCCACCCCGGTCTTCATCCTGGTGCTCGCGCCCGTGATCGCCCTCGTGGTCCCGCGCATCGGCGGCAGGGACAACGTGGGGGTGAAGTTCGCCCTCAGCCTGGGGCTGGTCGGCGGCGGGTTCCTCATCATGTCGCTCGCCACCGTCGTGGCGGCGGGCGGCGGCCGGATCTCGCCGGTGTGGCTGATCGTCGTGTATCTCACGCACGCCTGCGGCGAGGTGATCATCGCCGCGGTGACCATCTCGGCCGCGGCCGACGTGCTGCCCAAGGGTTTCCTGGGGCGCACGCTCGGCATGCTGTGGCTGTTCGCCGGGCTCGGCGGCGGGCTCGGCAGCGGCGTCGTCCGGCTCAGCCAGGTCATGCCGGAGCCGCTGTACTACCTGACGCTCGGCTCGGTGGCGGCGCTCTGCGGCCTGGGCTTCGGGCTGTGCCGCCGGATGATCAGCCGGGGCCTCGCGCCGTCGCCGCCGCGCCCGGACCGCGTCGAGCAGGGGCGCGCCGCCCGCTGA
- a CDS encoding SDR family NAD(P)-dependent oxidoreductase gives MDLGLNGKKALVTGGTRGIGKGIVLALARQGVDVITCYRQDGEQVAALERELKEIGGQHHVLRADLSDAEQTVALLGECAKRYGRLDLVVNNAAAVSHIPYGELELEEWQRVVNTNLTAAYLVIRHALPLLDAGGSVISISSKTVEIGIPLLAHYTTTKAALHGLNRTLARELGGRDIRCNVLSLGMIHTEAVDAMPEEQRAAMLKRYEEKTALGRWGRPADVAGAVLWLASDLARYVTGAVIAVDGGIA, from the coding sequence ATGGATCTCGGCCTGAACGGCAAGAAGGCGCTCGTCACCGGAGGAACCAGGGGAATCGGCAAGGGCATCGTGCTCGCCCTCGCCCGGCAGGGCGTGGACGTCATCACCTGCTACCGGCAGGACGGCGAGCAGGTCGCCGCGCTCGAACGCGAGCTCAAGGAGATCGGCGGGCAGCACCACGTGCTCCGGGCGGACCTGAGCGACGCCGAACAGACCGTCGCCCTGCTCGGCGAGTGCGCCAAGCGGTACGGCCGGCTCGACCTGGTCGTCAACAACGCCGCCGCGGTCAGCCACATCCCCTACGGCGAGCTGGAGCTGGAGGAGTGGCAGCGGGTCGTCAACACGAACCTGACGGCCGCGTACCTGGTGATCCGGCACGCGCTGCCGCTGCTCGACGCGGGCGGCTCGGTGATCAGCATCAGCTCCAAGACCGTGGAGATCGGCATCCCGCTGCTGGCCCACTACACCACCACCAAGGCCGCGCTGCACGGCCTGAACAGGACGCTCGCCCGCGAGCTGGGCGGCAGGGACATCCGGTGCAACGTGCTGTCCCTCGGCATGATCCACACCGAGGCCGTGGACGCCATGCCCGAGGAGCAGCGCGCCGCGATGCTCAAGCGCTACGAGGAGAAGACCGCGCTCGGCCGCTGGGGCCGGCCCGCCGACGTGGCGGGCGCGGTGCTGTGGCTCGCCAGCGACCTGGCCAGGTACGTCACCGGCGCGGTCATCGCGGTGGACGGAGGGATCGCCTGA